In Uranotaenia lowii strain MFRU-FL chromosome 2, ASM2978415v1, whole genome shotgun sequence, one genomic interval encodes:
- the LOC129747275 gene encoding uncharacterized protein LOC129747275: MDGISFDSLAYLHQDDTFVIECNDDFGGICEDIARLAGASHLLVDPLDLVLDGRDVLAGSGSSNSAGSSCYDSPSGRCFDKEIPSLFSEMEYLTEVSPENGTVIVPGQNVPIVVNPAEFSWTRRKEKAPMESSETSSLPESVESVQAVRRKSGSSGNRNQYLNTSNYRKILQNYIQKGKRKLEESSYSKMKATVVSVKADQNSTSLIETITCASYLNGPQPAHPSPANTDRTSNGQTNRNQNGKSDHQLPPASYRCQDCNSCFLSVERLKKHSCIITEQYQCQLCRREFRKRKTLEQHLKSHDKVFSTDDDLRR, from the exons atggacGG GATCAGTTTCGACTCGCTAGCATACCTGCATCAGGATGATACGTTCGTGATCGAATGTAACGACGATTTCGGTGGCATTTGTGAGGACATTGCCCGTCTGGCCGGAGCCTCGCATCTACTGGTAGATCCTCTGGACCTGGTCCTGGATGGCCGGGACGTGTTGGCTGGAAGtggcagcagcaacagcgccgGAAGTAGCTGTTATGATAGTCCATCTGGAAGATGTTTTGACAAAGAGATTCCCTCACTCTTCTCCGAAATGGAATATCTGACCGAGGTGTCGCCCGAGAATGGAACCGTTATCGTGCCCGGCCAAAATGTACCGATTGTCGTGAATCCGGCTGAGTTTTCCTGGACCCGTAGGAAAGAAAAAGCTCCGATGGAGTCGAGTGAGACTTCAAGTTTACCCGAAAGCGTGGAGTCAGTTCAAGCTGTTCGACGAAAGAGTGGCTCCAGTGGAAATCG AAATCAATACTTAAACACTTCCAACTACCGTAAAATCCTGCAAAACTacattcaaaagggcaaaagaaAACTGGAAGAAAGTTCTTACTCAAAGATGAAGGCTACCGTCGTGAGCGTCAAAGCCGATCAGAACTCAACTTCCCTCATCGAAACCATCACCTGTGCTTCCTATCTAAACGGTCCGCAACCAGCTCACCCTTCCCCTGCCAACACAGATCGGACATCGAATGGACAAACCAATCGGAATCAAAATGGCAAATCGGACCACCAGCTGCCACCGGCTAGCTATCGCTGCCAAGACTGCAATTCCTGTTTTCTCTCAGTCGAACGGCTCAAAAAGCACAGTTGCATCATCACCGAGCAGTACCAGTGCCAGCTGTGTCGCCGCGAATTTCGCAAACGGAAAACGTTGGAACAGCACCTCAAATCGCATGACAAGGTGTTTTCCACCGACGATGATCTCCGCCGATAG